A single Glycine soja cultivar W05 chromosome 14, ASM419377v2, whole genome shotgun sequence DNA region contains:
- the LOC114383292 gene encoding nicotinamide/nicotinic acid mononucleotide adenylyltransferase-like isoform X3 produces the protein MDVPLPRDKLALDLINNEPSPANTSNSKIYVILVATGSFNPPTFMHLRMFELARDALNSDGYCIIGGYLSPVNDAYKKKGLISAEHRIQLCHLACKSSDFIMVDPWEASQSTYQRTLTVLSRVHNSVCETGLVSQESLKVMLLCGSDLLHSFSIPGFWIPDQVKTICKDYGVVCIPREGQDVEKTIFKDDILNENKDNIKVVNELVPNQISSTRVRDCIARGLSIKYLTADEVIDYIREQQLYLN, from the exons ATGGATGTTCCACTGCCACGGGATAAATTGGCTTTAGATTTGATTAATAATGAGCCCTCCCCTGCAAACACGAGCAA CAGCAAGATATATGTAATTCTGGTGGCAACTGGAAGCTTTAATCCACCTACTTTCATGCATTTACGCATGTTTG AGCTTGCAAGAGATGCATTGAATTCAGATGGCTACTGCATAATTGGAGGTTACTTGTCTCCTGTGAATGATGCATACAAGAAAAAG ggcctaatatctgcTGAACATCGAATACAATTATGTCATTTAGCCTGCAAAAGTTCAGATTTTATAATGGTTGATCCATGGGAG GCAAGTCAGAGCACATATCAACGCACTTTAACTGTTCTCTCCAGAGTCCACAATTCAGTTTGTGAGACAGGGTTGGTATCTCAAG AATCCCTCAAGGTCATGCTTCTTTGTGGTTCTGATCTCCTTCATTCTTTTAGCATTCCTGGATTCTGGATTCCTGACCAG GTTAAAACTATATGCAAAGATTATGGAGTAGTCTGCATTCCCAGGGAAGGACAAGATGTTGAGAAGACTATATTTAAAGATGACATTCTGAATGAGAATAAG gataatATCAAAGTTGTGAATGAACTTGTTCCAAATCAAATCAGCTCAACCAGAGTAAG gGATTGCATTGCAAGAGGACTATCTATAAAATACCTTACCGCGGATGAAGTGATTGATTATATCAGAGAGCAACAATTATACTTGAACTAA
- the LOC114383292 gene encoding nicotinamide/nicotinic acid mononucleotide adenylyltransferase-like isoform X1, which produces MCSKYSFHFIHRLIGHAPILGFSFLEHSHSVTQHIQVMDVPLPRDKLALDLINNEPSPANTSNSKIYVILVATGSFNPPTFMHLRMFELARDALNSDGYCIIGGYLSPVNDAYKKKGLISAEHRIQLCHLACKSSDFIMVDPWEASQSTYQRTLTVLSRVHNSVCETGLVSQESLKVMLLCGSDLLHSFSIPGFWIPDQVKTICKDYGVVCIPREGQDVEKTIFKDDILNENKDNIKVVNELVPNQISSTRVRDCIARGLSIKYLTADEVIDYIREQQLYLN; this is translated from the exons ATGTGTAGTAAGTATTCCTTTCATTTCATTCATCGTCTTATTGGGCACGCCCCCATCCTCGGCTTCTCCTTCCTGGAGCACTCTCACTCCGTCACCCAACACATCCAG GTCATGGATGTTCCACTGCCACGGGATAAATTGGCTTTAGATTTGATTAATAATGAGCCCTCCCCTGCAAACACGAGCAA CAGCAAGATATATGTAATTCTGGTGGCAACTGGAAGCTTTAATCCACCTACTTTCATGCATTTACGCATGTTTG AGCTTGCAAGAGATGCATTGAATTCAGATGGCTACTGCATAATTGGAGGTTACTTGTCTCCTGTGAATGATGCATACAAGAAAAAG ggcctaatatctgcTGAACATCGAATACAATTATGTCATTTAGCCTGCAAAAGTTCAGATTTTATAATGGTTGATCCATGGGAG GCAAGTCAGAGCACATATCAACGCACTTTAACTGTTCTCTCCAGAGTCCACAATTCAGTTTGTGAGACAGGGTTGGTATCTCAAG AATCCCTCAAGGTCATGCTTCTTTGTGGTTCTGATCTCCTTCATTCTTTTAGCATTCCTGGATTCTGGATTCCTGACCAG GTTAAAACTATATGCAAAGATTATGGAGTAGTCTGCATTCCCAGGGAAGGACAAGATGTTGAGAAGACTATATTTAAAGATGACATTCTGAATGAGAATAAG gataatATCAAAGTTGTGAATGAACTTGTTCCAAATCAAATCAGCTCAACCAGAGTAAG gGATTGCATTGCAAGAGGACTATCTATAAAATACCTTACCGCGGATGAAGTGATTGATTATATCAGAGAGCAACAATTATACTTGAACTAA
- the LOC114383292 gene encoding nicotinamide/nicotinic acid mononucleotide adenylyltransferase-like isoform X2 has translation MCSKYSFHFIHRLIGHAPILGFSFLEHSHSVTQHIQVMDVPLPRDKLALDLINNEPSPANTSNKIYVILVATGSFNPPTFMHLRMFELARDALNSDGYCIIGGYLSPVNDAYKKKGLISAEHRIQLCHLACKSSDFIMVDPWEASQSTYQRTLTVLSRVHNSVCETGLVSQESLKVMLLCGSDLLHSFSIPGFWIPDQVKTICKDYGVVCIPREGQDVEKTIFKDDILNENKDNIKVVNELVPNQISSTRVRDCIARGLSIKYLTADEVIDYIREQQLYLN, from the exons ATGTGTAGTAAGTATTCCTTTCATTTCATTCATCGTCTTATTGGGCACGCCCCCATCCTCGGCTTCTCCTTCCTGGAGCACTCTCACTCCGTCACCCAACACATCCAG GTCATGGATGTTCCACTGCCACGGGATAAATTGGCTTTAGATTTGATTAATAATGAGCCCTCCCCTGCAAACACGAGCAA CAAGATATATGTAATTCTGGTGGCAACTGGAAGCTTTAATCCACCTACTTTCATGCATTTACGCATGTTTG AGCTTGCAAGAGATGCATTGAATTCAGATGGCTACTGCATAATTGGAGGTTACTTGTCTCCTGTGAATGATGCATACAAGAAAAAG ggcctaatatctgcTGAACATCGAATACAATTATGTCATTTAGCCTGCAAAAGTTCAGATTTTATAATGGTTGATCCATGGGAG GCAAGTCAGAGCACATATCAACGCACTTTAACTGTTCTCTCCAGAGTCCACAATTCAGTTTGTGAGACAGGGTTGGTATCTCAAG AATCCCTCAAGGTCATGCTTCTTTGTGGTTCTGATCTCCTTCATTCTTTTAGCATTCCTGGATTCTGGATTCCTGACCAG GTTAAAACTATATGCAAAGATTATGGAGTAGTCTGCATTCCCAGGGAAGGACAAGATGTTGAGAAGACTATATTTAAAGATGACATTCTGAATGAGAATAAG gataatATCAAAGTTGTGAATGAACTTGTTCCAAATCAAATCAGCTCAACCAGAGTAAG gGATTGCATTGCAAGAGGACTATCTATAAAATACCTTACCGCGGATGAAGTGATTGATTATATCAGAGAGCAACAATTATACTTGAACTAA